The Eleftheria terrae genome has a window encoding:
- a CDS encoding phytanoyl-CoA dioxygenase family protein — protein sequence MSSSPLSISAAAIRRDYQRQGFHLADAVFTPAEVARLCHEVQGGGAFRSSVTVKELSRDRVRSVYGGLDTSELLQRLVADPRLVLPAMELLDGEVYVYQFKVNMKAPFEGDIWPWHQDYAFWAHLDGMPRPDAVTVTLYLDDVTEFNGPMICIPGSHSAGLYPCVDTDAVRLGVDEAVRQGADVSSKLRYTLEPEAVRSLASDYGLFSARAPRGSLFFFHPNLPHASGNNISPLPRRQIFITYNSVKNTLPRPPTRPAYLVNPDTRPVVPRHEALTEA from the coding sequence ATGTCATCGAGCCCCCTTTCGATTTCCGCCGCAGCGATCCGGCGCGACTACCAGCGCCAGGGCTTCCACCTCGCCGATGCCGTGTTCACGCCGGCGGAGGTGGCGCGGCTGTGCCATGAAGTACAGGGCGGCGGCGCATTCCGGTCCTCCGTCACGGTGAAGGAACTCAGCCGCGACCGGGTGCGCTCGGTCTATGGCGGGCTCGACACCAGCGAGCTGCTGCAGCGGCTGGTGGCCGACCCGCGCCTCGTGCTGCCCGCCATGGAGCTGCTGGATGGCGAGGTGTACGTCTACCAGTTCAAGGTCAACATGAAGGCGCCCTTCGAGGGCGACATCTGGCCCTGGCACCAGGACTACGCCTTCTGGGCCCATCTCGACGGAATGCCGAGGCCGGATGCGGTGACCGTGACCCTCTACCTGGACGACGTGACCGAATTCAACGGGCCGATGATCTGCATCCCCGGCTCGCACAGCGCCGGGCTCTACCCCTGCGTCGACACGGACGCAGTGCGGCTCGGGGTGGACGAGGCGGTGCGGCAGGGCGCGGACGTGTCCAGCAAGCTGCGCTACACGCTGGAGCCGGAGGCGGTGCGCTCGCTCGCTTCCGACTACGGGCTGTTCTCGGCGCGCGCGCCGCGCGGCTCGCTGTTCTTCTTCCACCCCAACCTGCCGCACGCCTCTGGCAACAACATCTCGCCGCTACCACGGCGGCAGATCTTCATCACCTACAACAGTGTGAAGAACACGCTGCCGCGCCCCCCCACCCGGCCGGCCTACCTGGTGAACCCCGACACGCGCCCGGTCGTGCCGCGACACGAGGCACTGACCGAGGCATGA